TGCTTACGATTTTCTGCCCTTACCTAAACACTTGAGGTTAGCTAGTCATTCTTTTAAATGTTTAATTACCTTTTTTTAAGAAGGCAggctttttcctttcatttaagCTGCTATTAAAGTTTGTTTATCCACGTTCCTTGTGGAATAATTTGTTGATAGTCACCTCCTAACAATCAACTTGGCTTTTCGTGGCAAATATCTAGAAAGTATTTTGCCATCTATGCAGAGACTTGCTTTGCTACCTTTGGCAATAGAGTGAAGAAGTGGATTACAATTAATGAACCTCTTCAGACAGCTGTGAATGGATATTGTACTGGTATACATGCACCCGGAAGAAGTGAAAGTTCTTCTACTGAACCATTCTTGGTAGCACATAATCAGCTGTTGGCACATGCAGAAGCTGTTTCCATCTATAGAAATAAATTTAAGGTAGCTCTTACAGTTTGAGAGTTTTCTCTATCTCACTGATAGATAGGTTTAGGTGTTGTAACTAAAGTTTCTGTGATTACTTTACATTATTCGTTCATGACTTAAGCTTCCTAATAAGTTGGGGACGGCAGTTTTCTGCTTTACGATTGGTGATGATATTGACTGGTGTTATATTTACAGGATGAGCAAGGAGGGGAAATAGGCTTGGTTGTGGATTGTGAATGGCCTGAGCCTTTATCAGATAATTTGGAAGACAAAGCTGCTGCAACAAGGCGCCTTGATTTTCAGCTTGGATGGTACCTATTGTTATATCTATGCTGTGGTCAGCCAAAAGTTCATGTTATAAAGGGTAGCTTATCGTGGAAAGACCCAACACTCCAGTCAGTCATAAAAACTGTACCTCAGTGATTTTCCAGATATCTGatagaataggtagtacatatgGGCTGAAGACAGAAACCTGTAGTATCATCATCATAAAAGCTATTGTCTGTTGCATATGGAACTAAACACTAATGACTTGGTTAACAGTATGTATTTCGTGAAGGAAGTCCATGTTAATAATTAACCAAGATTAATTGCAAAGATAGAATGTATTTAAGTCCTTATCCATCATCTCAAGTTGTGCAGTTGAAAGCATAACATATCTCACAAACTTACCAAGAAAATTACCCAAATAAAAGGATTAACATATTTCACTTAAACTGAAAATTTTGATCATGAGCTACATTAATCTATCTAACGTCAAGTTTATTACCCCTGGTTAGCACTTTCTCCTGCAATGTTCATTCCGCACCAACAGGACAAAAAAGTAACACACCAATATTTACATAAATAACATCTAGTGCTCAGATTTTTTGGTAATAACTGTGAAAAATTACTATTAACAACCAAACACTTACACCTAAAGAGCACCTACACATCATGTCCATCTTCCTGGAAGAGTAACATGATTAAATAGGCCTCCAACAAAACCAGCAACTAGTTACATAATTTGTGAATAAAAAATCTACATTTATGTGCTTTCCTAGACTCTTGTAAAAACTCTATCCTTTCAATGATCTCTTTCTTAACCTGTGTCACTACAAAATTGGTATTTACATATTCACTTCTGAATAATTTCCAGTTTCTTGCTCTCCAGGTGTGGTATATTATAGCACCCCACACTGCTGCTGCAACTTCCTTTTTAAATTGCTTCCATCGCTTCTTCTTTATCCATTCCAAGTGTGATTGCACCCCATGTTGTTGCCCGGCAATGGACGCCAGCGCATCTCGTAAAACCCCTCTTCCGCAAGTCGTCTTGTGTAAGGCAAGTCTCCTAGCTCATAAGTTGCTATCCGAACAAAACATGCCACTTCTTGGCGAGGTTTGTTTTTATAAAGTGCTCCAAGACACTGCCTGGTTTCTGTCATTATCTGATTAAGAATCTCATAGCATGAACTGACTGAAAGCTTCTTTTTCTGACTTTCCCATTAGAGTATACTGCTCTGTAGTGAATCCCTGAACTCCTTTATTTTAGATAAAAATTGATTTACCTGTTCCACCTCCCAGTCCTGGAAGAACCTTAGATTGCATTCGTTTTCATGTCGACATTATGCTATTGTTACTTTCTTGCTGTGATTGCATTACTATACAGATCTGGAACTTATTTTCTAAGTGGTGCCTCTTCAACCCAACAACCCAACAAATAACTGTGTCTTTCTGCCTATGGTGCACTAAAAATAATTACTCCATATAATTTAAGAGGAACGAGGAAATGAAACTTGACTGAAAGGAATGCGCCTTTCTCCATTCCCTCTTTCTGAATGAAAGGTTGATAATGAGTCAATTCATTAGTCAATTTATCATCATTTTTGTGAATCACGTAGTGTAGGAGATAAATATTTTGGCTTGAAATCCATGAAATTCTGGACCTTGTCATCAACAGATTAGGAGTAAATGTCGCATTCACCATCTTTGCTGTAAGTTATTAGTTATTATACTATGTTCGATTCAGAATTTCTTTGAAATACCTTCATAAAAGATGACATGAAACTTAACCTTCTTGAGGCTCTAGACTTTGTACTTTAGATTCTGACTTTCTATGTTACAACAACTACGCCTTAGTCCCAAGCAAGTTgaggtcggctatatgaatcctcaccgACCATGTCACTCCATTTAAACTCACCTCAGGccaatattaaataaaatataaataaacataAAAAGTACCAGAAGTTCTTTATATCGTCTAACTTTTTATGTATCTTTCTGAAAATCTCATATGTATTATCTTCTAAAGCATGTTCATAGTGCAATAAGGTATCAACTGTCTGCTTATTCTGTTATGTTTGGGGAGTCATTTGGACATTGGAGGCGTATATTAGGGGGAAGCTGTGCCAGATAAAAGGAATTTTTCTTCGTTTACTTCTATTCTTTTGTGATCTCTAAATAAACAATTCTAATAGGTACCTGGATCCTATATTCTTTGGAGATTATCCTGAAAGCATGCGTGAAAGACTTGGAGCTCGGCTTCCAAAGTTTTCACAGCAAGACAAGGAGTTGCTTAAACATTCATTAGACTTCATTGGTCTAAACCACTATACTTCAAGATTTGTTGGTCATGCGGCAAGTAGTTTTGAAGAGAATGATTTCTATAAAATACAGAATGTAGATATAATTGGTAAGTGAGACCTTAACAACTTTTGGCCCTTGTTAGTGTTTTCTAGTCCATAAACATATGAGCATTTCCCTAAGTTGACtcattttcgtttttcttttcttcttttttctgtttctAAGTTTCTTTCCCTGTTTTGTCATAGCTGAATGGGAAGGAGGAGACGTGATCGGTGAGAAAGTATGGGTGATCTCTCTTTTCCAATTCCTTGGATATATATATTGGGCATCATATACTGAAATGTGATTTTTTTGCAGGCGGCATCTTCATGGCTTTACATTGTTCCTTGGGGAATTCGGAAAGTTCTTAATTATATTGCAGAGAGATATGGCAATCCACCAGTCTATATCACTGAGAACGGTAATGCTGCTGCTTTTCACCCATCGAGATTAGTTCTTGAAAGGGTGTAGTACATAGGTTTTCGTTGGTGTCGTCCAACTTGTCTAGCTTAATACAACAActactctctctctctataatgtgtgtgtgtgtgtgtgtttgttactcgatcccataaatattacCATCGTTTAAGCTTTTTCATACAATATTAGAAAACGAAATATTTTCATGTTTATACTACTACTGACGTTATATAATAAAACTGTCTTCCCAAGAAATTTCCATTTGCTTAAAATTGAAGTTTCTTCTGAAGAAAAGGATTTATTCAAAAATATGACAACTTTGGAACATCCCATATTGGCAAGAGTGAATTTGttttggcaaaatacataagttaacCCCTAAACTATGgaccaaatccctgttacacactttCTGACCACGAAAATTATTTTGCACActcaaccttttcagagtgtgtCTAGTACACACCTGTTTAGCTACGTGGCACGCGAGTGTTTTACACTCAAAAGAGGCGAGTGAATAGTAAATTGTTTTGTTTCTAAAGCCTTTTTTGGAGCCCACGTGCATagccttttcattttctttctttttttaatcatCTTCTGTACCTTTTTGCTGGCGAAGGGACATAGTATCCTACTAAGTCCACTGATCGGTGGATCTCCTTCCTCTGGTTTCCATGGCTCTCTTGCTTTATCAAACAGTTTCCAACTTAGAAttcttcatcttcctcttctACACAAAATATATAATCAGCTGTCTTTTCCTAATTCTTTACATCCGTATAATTATTTTAGCTTTTAGCTTCATCCATGGCAGAACCACCATTTAAAGTGTTAGTTTGTAGAGGATAGTTTTGGTGTTCTTAGTTATGGGTTTTTCATTTTGCAGCCAATATTTACACCTAAATCCACCCTCTATCACCAAAAATGGTCAACATCAGTGACTTTTGTCAAGAAAATTATTAATTGGGTGGTTTGCTGGTCGGAGAGGATGTCGGCGAATCGGGCAGCCATAACATCTTTTCTGGTTTGGAGTTttgggtctttttttttttttgtgtgtgtgtgtgtgttagaTCTGAATTTAAAGTCTAAAACTTGGGACTAGATCTAGTTGGGCTCCTAATTTTTGGTTTGAAATCGGAAGGTGGTGGTTCTAGTATAGTCGGCAACAATGGAGATGCGAGGGAGGACAAAAAGAGATGGAAAGAGAAGGGTTCAGGGtaattttaagtattttattttctaataaaaataaacacGCGTGTCATGATTTTATTGGTGCGTGACATCACACATGTTTTGACAAATGGTCAAGAAAAAAGTGGGGTGTCTTTGATACACTTttgaaaggttgagtgtgtaataTGATTTTCGTGGTCAGAAAGTGTGTATCAGAGATTTGGTCCATAGTTCAGacggtaacttatgtattttgcctctctttttttttttaatggagGGAGTAATTATTTCTGTCCCATCCTTCATGGAGGAAAGAGGGTCAGTTTAAATTCTTCTTTTTTTAGAGAAAAGAAAGTCAGTCAAGAGGATTTTCAGCGTATAGCTGACCTGGTGTCAAAGACACGTGCTTTCCTTGTCTGTTGGCACTCTGTAAAATCCATGTTTGCTTGTTTACATGATGAACTTGAGCATGATTTTCTGCTGAATGCAGCACTTCAGAATATGCTCTGAGCACTTTCGTTGTCATTCTTGTTTGGCTGGTCAATCATATGTCTATGGCCTAACCTACCAACAACGATGTGCTATGAGGTCAAAACGGTGTAGTGAAAACAAATAAATTCTTGTTCTCTTACACACTTGTAGCTTTTGACATTGTCTCAACTCTCAAGAACGAAGACCTGAGGGCACCTTGGAAAGAGCTACTATTGGAGCTTCCCTGATAAACTAATTTTCCAACTGTTAAAATAACTGTGTGGCCTAATTAAGTTAAagaattttttcattttcaaacttGCTACTAACGCTTTGATGAACGCTTCTAATAATTTTTATCACGTGATAACCCAATTCAGTTTTTTTATTGCAATTTCACTTTTCATGTTCAGGTATGGAcgatgaagatgaagacacatCTCCTCTCCATGAGATGTTGGATGACAAATCGAGAGTTTCTTACTTCAAGGCATACCTTGCAGCTATTCATCAGGCAATCTTGTGCGTGCTCCAAAACCTGTGTTTCACAGGCCTCGTGTTATAAACATGTATTGGCATCAACATGCATAATAAATATCGGCTGATACCTGTCGATCTTAGTAGCTCATTGTTCAGCATATTTTCTTGGCTGCATTCATTCAAACTTTTATTTGTCAATCATCCAGATTAGAGGAATTACTTGCCTCTTGAAATATTCTGGTTCATTCCCCATTCTGTTTTAGGCTTTTTGACGTTGATAGGGAAACTTCAGGCAACTGCAAAGAAAATATGAGTTCTACTCTTTTCTCATCTTAACCACTTTCTTCCAAAACAGTTGGCATCCACTGttattctaggtctttttcaaaaaaatgatgGAAATTAGTTCAGCATAATGAATAAATATTACAGCATACGAGGAGGAATCAGCTTTTGATGCATATGATAGTTTTGCTTTCACATTTAAATTCTTGATCATTTTTGAATGGCTTCTGGCTATAATGGGATCAaatgttattttcctttttttccattTGACTTAACGCGTAGGCTGACTTCCATTTGTCTGTGGATGATGGATTCTCGACAGGGACGGTGCTGATGTGAGAGGTTATTTCGCGTGGTCATTGCTGGATAACTTTGAGTGGAGTCTGGGTTACACAAAACGCTTTGGTTTGATATATGTGGACTTCAAGAATGGGCTGACTCGGCATATGAAATCTTCTGCTTACTGGTTCATGAGGTTCTTGAAAGGTGGACAAGTAAAACATGGGAAAGAAGATTAGCTAACTTCTGGTGTTATGGAGTTAGCTTCTAGTATATTTTTTCGTTTCTGGTTTTCCCACTGACTATCACTGTACACTGCTTGTAAGGCTCTTAGCTTATCTTTCTGGTATGATAGGTTTAATTATAACTCGCCTGTTTcttctgctgctgctgctgtgtgTGTCTTTTATTTAATAGGCCAGAAGCGGAACcagaatttttttttactaagggtgtcaattttttttgaaaaaaaatcaagggattcaacatataatatatatacattaaagaaaatattaaCTATCAAAACAGTGTCAGCAACTTGGACGTGGCTTCGCCACTGCCAGCAGCCTGTACGCAACTCACTATTCCACTTGGGATACGTGTTACTAACTATGCCAACCAAGGCCTCTATTCTGCTTGTGCTTTATCGGCTAACcacaattatttttaaaaattaaatagcaGGGAAGAGCGTTAGCATAAGGATATTGTTGATCAGGTGAGTAGTGATTTCAGGGTGTAAAGGTGTTACTTACAAATGAGTTTAATTCTTCTTGGTTGGGACTTAGATTCTACAGTGTTTTCGCCATGGCTGAAAAGTTCTTCCAAATAATacttgtatacggtcgaaatagattccGGCCTTTCTACGTTCGGTCGAGTTCAAATGGTAAGCAATCGGAGTGGGATTTTGGGATGAATTCCGAAAGCAATACAAACGTGCCTCGAGTCCGGAGGCTGATCGAGGAATCGGCTCGATACttttatcgagcccgtgaccaaatcgatccgcaaggcattgCTTCGAGGTCAGAAATGCGCTACGCCCACCCCGGAGGTCGAATTCAAGCCAAAaccgagggctcgacccaataacgagttcgagccagtgtcgagctcgcagacaagagccgttacaaccgcactaagagagagaatcttggcgggaatcgaggaagagacaattcatcatgggtcctccactatatgctttattttattgtaaataaagtaggatccctctattTTAAAAGGGGGAATCCTTATAAGCATACAAAGACAGAGAATAGACTGTAACAAAAGATCACTTCTCATATTGGAAAATATCTTCTCATACTTGTTTTATTTTACCTTATTCATTCTTTCGCTCGCTATTCCCATTCTCATAGTCAAAAATACacatatttctatttctctatacgatttgtatcaaattgtatcacatatccttagaaccatacacaaatttaacgttatctgatttttcaggtaaacagtttggcacccaccgtggggc
The sequence above is drawn from the Nicotiana tabacum cultivar K326 chromosome 13, ASM71507v2, whole genome shotgun sequence genome and encodes:
- the LOC107770347 gene encoding beta-glucosidase 42; this translates as METNSSVNSRKLMGLEKKKKIEEEWNSIYSSKHQLSRSDFPPQFIFGVATSAYQVEGGSKEGGRGPSIWDSFSHTQGKICDGSTGDMAADQFHRYREDIELIAKLGVKAYRFSISWSRIFPDGLGIKINHEGVKYYNDIIDALLERGIEPYITLYHWDLPLNLQESCGGWLDEQTVKYFAIYAETCFATFGNRVKKWITINEPLQTAVNGYCTGIHAPGRSESSSTEPFLVAHNQLLAHAEAVSIYRNKFKDEQGGEIGLVVDCEWPEPLSDNLEDKAAATRRLDFQLGWYLDPIFFGDYPESMRERLGARLPKFSQQDKELLKHSLDFIGLNHYTSRFVGHAASSFEENDFYKIQNVDIIAEWEGGDVIGEKAASSWLYIVPWGIRKVLNYIAERYGNPPVYITENGMDDEDEDTSPLHEMLDDKSRVSYFKAYLAAIHQAILDGADVRGYFAWSLLDNFEWSLGYTKRFGLIYVDFKNGLTRHMKSSAYWFMRFLKGGQVKHGKED